The Triticum aestivum cultivar Chinese Spring chromosome 3A, IWGSC CS RefSeq v2.1, whole genome shotgun sequence genome includes a region encoding these proteins:
- the LOC123061756 gene encoding single myb histone 4 isoform X3: MGAPKQKWTSEEEEALRRGVLKHGAGKWRTIQKDPEFSPVLSSRSNIDLKDKWRNLSFSASGLGSRDKLRVPRPKAPSSSPSPSPQLLLLSAPNNVAEASPPEDCEKSPQDDKTPSPKLYSSMILEALDELKEPNGSEVATICNFIEQRHEVQPNFRRLLCAKLRRLIGVNKVEKIDKSYKLTDSYAKRALAPMKDPSLKKKDSAKSSKAAKGLGQLSPALDAAEAAAMKVADAEAKSHLANEHMMEVERIGKMAEETESLLELASELYERCMSYSSSSNF, encoded by the exons ATGGGTGCGCCGAAGCAGAAGTggacgtcggaggaggaggaggcgctgcgGCGCGGCGTGCTCAAGCACGGCGCTGGCAAGTGGCGCACCATCCAGAAGGATCCCGAGTTCAGCCCCGTCCTCTCCTCCCGCTCCAACATCGACCTCAAG GACAAATGGAGGAATTTGAGTTTTAGTGCAAGTGGACTGGGTTCAAGGGATAAACTAAGGGTTCCGAGGCCGAAAGCACCTTCGTCCTCCCCATCACCTAGCCCGCAGCTTCTGCTTCTCTCAGCCCCGAATAATGTTGCCGAGGCTTCTCCACCAGAAGATTGTGAAAAAAGCCCACAGGATGACAAGACTCCGAGTCCAAAGTT GTACAGTTCCATGATCCTGGAAGCTCTCGACGAACTGAAAGAGCCAAATGGTTCAGAAGTTGCTACAATTTGCAATTTCATAGAG CAAAGGCATGAGGTGCAACCAAATTTTAGAAGGTTGCTTTGTGCCAAATTACGAAGGCTTATAGGCGTGAACAAAGTTGAGAAG ATTGATAAGTCCTATAAGCTGACGGATTCATATGCAAAAAGGGCTCTGGCTCCAATGAAAGATCCATCTCTAAAGAAGAAGGATTCAGCCAAGTCATCCAAGGCAGCAAAGGGTCTAGGCCAGTTGAGTCCTGCACTGGACGCAGCTGAAGCTGCAGCGATGAAAGTAGCCGACGCGGAGGCCAAATCGCACCTCGCAAACGAGCACATGATGGAGGTTGAAAGGATCGGCAAGATGGCTGAGGAGACCGAGTCTCTCCTCGAGCTCGCCTCAGAGCTCTACGAGCGATGTATGTCATACTCATCCTCCAGCAATTTTTAA
- the LOC123061756 gene encoding single myb histone 4 isoform X2, with translation MGAPKQKWTSEEEEALRRGVLKHGAGKWRTIQKDPEFSPVLSSRSNIDLKDKWRNLSFSASGLGSRDKLRVPRPKAPSSSPSPSPQLLLLSAPNNVAEASPPEDCEKSPQDDKTPSPKYSSMILEALDELKEPNGSEVATICNFIEQRHEVQPNFRRLLCAKLRRLIGVNKVEKIDKSYKLTDSYAKRALAPMKDPSLKKKDSAKSSKAAKGLGQLSPALDAAEAAAMKVADAEAKSHLANEHMMEVERIGKMAEETESLLELASELYERCSRGEALTILQVAHREF, from the exons ATGGGTGCGCCGAAGCAGAAGTggacgtcggaggaggaggaggcgctgcgGCGCGGCGTGCTCAAGCACGGCGCTGGCAAGTGGCGCACCATCCAGAAGGATCCCGAGTTCAGCCCCGTCCTCTCCTCCCGCTCCAACATCGACCTCAAG GACAAATGGAGGAATTTGAGTTTTAGTGCAAGTGGACTGGGTTCAAGGGATAAACTAAGGGTTCCGAGGCCGAAAGCACCTTCGTCCTCCCCATCACCTAGCCCGCAGCTTCTGCTTCTCTCAGCCCCGAATAATGTTGCCGAGGCTTCTCCACCAGAAGATTGTGAAAAAAGCCCACAGGATGACAAGACTCCGAGTCCAAA GTACAGTTCCATGATCCTGGAAGCTCTCGACGAACTGAAAGAGCCAAATGGTTCAGAAGTTGCTACAATTTGCAATTTCATAGAG CAAAGGCATGAGGTGCAACCAAATTTTAGAAGGTTGCTTTGTGCCAAATTACGAAGGCTTATAGGCGTGAACAAAGTTGAGAAG ATTGATAAGTCCTATAAGCTGACGGATTCATATGCAAAAAGGGCTCTGGCTCCAATGAAAGATCCATCTCTAAAGAAGAAGGATTCAGCCAAGTCATCCAAGGCAGCAAAGGGTCTAGGCCAGTTGAGTCCTGCACTGGACGCAGCTGAAGCTGCAGCGATGAAAGTAGCCGACGCGGAGGCCAAATCGCACCTCGCAAACGAGCACATGATGGAGGTTGAAAGGATCGGCAAGATGGCTGAGGAGACCGAGTCTCTCCTCGAGCTCGCCTCAGAGCTCTACGAGCGAT GTTCAAGAGGAGAGGCGCTCACAATACTGCAAGTGGCGCACAGGGAGTTTTGA
- the LOC543128 gene encoding glycylpeptide N-tetradecanoyltransferase 1 produces the protein MAAPNNDPPAASASASTSDAALAAPEDTSIEALARRVQEHMTLANNPTARRHKFWETQPVGQFGDVADVSLPDGAIEPPSPLSEVRADPYPLPAAFEWFTCDLDDDALLADLYALLAHNYVEDDENMFRFNYSPAFLRWALRPPSFFRAWHIGVRAKESKKLVAFISGVPARIRARDDVVRMAEINFLCVHKKLRSKRLAPVLIREVTRRVHLENIWQAAYTAGVVLPTPITTCRYWHRSLNPKKLIDVGFSRLGPRMTMSRTVRLYKLPDAPLTPGFRQMELRDVAAVTRLLRAYLARYVVAPDFDELDVEHWLLPQEDVVDSYLVESPETHEVTDFCSFYTLPSSVLNNANYSTLKAAYSYYNVAVKTPLQQLMNDALIVAKQKNFDVFNALDVMENEGFLKELKFGPGDGQLHYYLYNYRIRNGIKPSELGLVLL, from the coding sequence ATGGCCGCCCCCAACAACGACCCGCCCGCCGCCAGCGCCAGCGCCTCCACCAGCGACGCCGCCCTCGCCGCGCCGGAGGACACCTCGATCGAGGCGCTGGCGCGGCGCGTGCAGGAGCACATGACCCTCGCCAACAACCCCACCGCCCGCCGCCACAAGTTCTGGGAGACGCAGCCCGTCGGCCAGTTTGGCGACGTCGCCGACGTCTCCCTCCCCGACGGTGCCATCGAGCCGCCCTCCCCGCTCTCCGAGGTCCGCGCCGACCCCTACCCTCTCCCCGCCGCCTTCGAGTGGTTCACCTGCGACCTCGACGACGACGCCCTCCTCGCCGACCTCTACGCCCTCCTCGCCCACAACTACGTCGAGGACGACGAGAACATGTTCCGCTTCAACTACTCCCCGGCCTTCCTCCGCTGGGCGCTCCGCCCCCCCTCCTTCTTCCGCGCCTGGCACATTGGCGTCCGGGCCAAGGAGTCCAAGAAGCTCGTCGCTTTCATATCCGGCGTCCCCGCGCGCATCCGTGCGCGCGACGACGTTGTCCGCATGGCCGAGATCAACTTCCTCTGCGTCCACAAGAAGCTCCGATCCAAGCGCCTCGCGCCGGTGCTCATCCGGGAGGTCACCCGTCGCGTCCACCTGGAGAACATCTGGCAGGCTGCCTACACTGCGGGCGTCGTCCTCCCGACCCCCATCACCACCTGCCGCTACTGGCATCGATCCCTCAACCCGAAGAAGCTCATCGACGTTGGCTTCTCCCGTCTTGGTCCCCGCATGACCATGAGCCGCACGGTCCGGCTCTACAAGCTGCCTGATGCGCCGCTTACCCCCGGGTTCCGCCAGATGGAGTTGCGGGATGTTGCAGCAGTCACACGCTTGCTCAGGGCATACCTTGCAAGGTACGTGGTGGCTCCAGATTTTGATGAGCTTGATGTTGAGCACTGGTTGCTGCCCCAGGAGGATGTGGTGGACAGCTACCTTGTGGAGAGCCCTGAGACGCACGAGGTCACAGATTTCTGCAGCTTTTACACTCTGCCCTCGTCCGTGCTGAACAATGCCAACTACTCAACACTCAAGGCCGCATACTCATATTACAATGTTGCTGTCAAGACCCCATTGCAGCAGCTGATGAATGATGCACTGATTGTGGCCAAGCAGAAGAACTTTGATGTGTTCAACGCGCTCGATGTCATGGAGAACGAGGGGTTCCTCAAGGAGCTCAAGTTTGGCCCTGGAGATGGGCAGCTGCACTATTATCTCTATAATTACCGCATTCGCAATGGAATCAAGCCATCTGAGCTTGGGCTTGTGCTTCTATAG
- the LOC123061756 gene encoding single myb histone 4 isoform X4 — protein sequence MGAPKQKWTSEEEEALRRGVLKHGAGKWRTIQKDPEFSPVLSSRSNIDLKDKWRNLSFSASGLGSRDKLRVPRPKAPSSSPSPSPQLLLLSAPNNVAEASPPEDCEKSPQDDKTPSPKLYSSMILEALDELKEPNGSEVATICNFIEIDKSYKLTDSYAKRALAPMKDPSLKKKDSAKSSKAAKGLGQLSPALDAAEAAAMKVADAEAKSHLANEHMMEVERIGKMAEETESLLELASELYERCSRGEALTILQVAHREF from the exons ATGGGTGCGCCGAAGCAGAAGTggacgtcggaggaggaggaggcgctgcgGCGCGGCGTGCTCAAGCACGGCGCTGGCAAGTGGCGCACCATCCAGAAGGATCCCGAGTTCAGCCCCGTCCTCTCCTCCCGCTCCAACATCGACCTCAAG GACAAATGGAGGAATTTGAGTTTTAGTGCAAGTGGACTGGGTTCAAGGGATAAACTAAGGGTTCCGAGGCCGAAAGCACCTTCGTCCTCCCCATCACCTAGCCCGCAGCTTCTGCTTCTCTCAGCCCCGAATAATGTTGCCGAGGCTTCTCCACCAGAAGATTGTGAAAAAAGCCCACAGGATGACAAGACTCCGAGTCCAAAGTT GTACAGTTCCATGATCCTGGAAGCTCTCGACGAACTGAAAGAGCCAAATGGTTCAGAAGTTGCTACAATTTGCAATTTCATAGAG ATTGATAAGTCCTATAAGCTGACGGATTCATATGCAAAAAGGGCTCTGGCTCCAATGAAAGATCCATCTCTAAAGAAGAAGGATTCAGCCAAGTCATCCAAGGCAGCAAAGGGTCTAGGCCAGTTGAGTCCTGCACTGGACGCAGCTGAAGCTGCAGCGATGAAAGTAGCCGACGCGGAGGCCAAATCGCACCTCGCAAACGAGCACATGATGGAGGTTGAAAGGATCGGCAAGATGGCTGAGGAGACCGAGTCTCTCCTCGAGCTCGCCTCAGAGCTCTACGAGCGAT GTTCAAGAGGAGAGGCGCTCACAATACTGCAAGTGGCGCACAGGGAGTTTTGA
- the LOC123061756 gene encoding single myb histone 4 isoform X1: MGAPKQKWTSEEEEALRRGVLKHGAGKWRTIQKDPEFSPVLSSRSNIDLKDKWRNLSFSASGLGSRDKLRVPRPKAPSSSPSPSPQLLLLSAPNNVAEASPPEDCEKSPQDDKTPSPKLYSSMILEALDELKEPNGSEVATICNFIEQRHEVQPNFRRLLCAKLRRLIGVNKVEKIDKSYKLTDSYAKRALAPMKDPSLKKKDSAKSSKAAKGLGQLSPALDAAEAAAMKVADAEAKSHLANEHMMEVERIGKMAEETESLLELASELYERCSRGEALTILQVAHREF; the protein is encoded by the exons ATGGGTGCGCCGAAGCAGAAGTggacgtcggaggaggaggaggcgctgcgGCGCGGCGTGCTCAAGCACGGCGCTGGCAAGTGGCGCACCATCCAGAAGGATCCCGAGTTCAGCCCCGTCCTCTCCTCCCGCTCCAACATCGACCTCAAG GACAAATGGAGGAATTTGAGTTTTAGTGCAAGTGGACTGGGTTCAAGGGATAAACTAAGGGTTCCGAGGCCGAAAGCACCTTCGTCCTCCCCATCACCTAGCCCGCAGCTTCTGCTTCTCTCAGCCCCGAATAATGTTGCCGAGGCTTCTCCACCAGAAGATTGTGAAAAAAGCCCACAGGATGACAAGACTCCGAGTCCAAAGTT GTACAGTTCCATGATCCTGGAAGCTCTCGACGAACTGAAAGAGCCAAATGGTTCAGAAGTTGCTACAATTTGCAATTTCATAGAG CAAAGGCATGAGGTGCAACCAAATTTTAGAAGGTTGCTTTGTGCCAAATTACGAAGGCTTATAGGCGTGAACAAAGTTGAGAAG ATTGATAAGTCCTATAAGCTGACGGATTCATATGCAAAAAGGGCTCTGGCTCCAATGAAAGATCCATCTCTAAAGAAGAAGGATTCAGCCAAGTCATCCAAGGCAGCAAAGGGTCTAGGCCAGTTGAGTCCTGCACTGGACGCAGCTGAAGCTGCAGCGATGAAAGTAGCCGACGCGGAGGCCAAATCGCACCTCGCAAACGAGCACATGATGGAGGTTGAAAGGATCGGCAAGATGGCTGAGGAGACCGAGTCTCTCCTCGAGCTCGCCTCAGAGCTCTACGAGCGAT GTTCAAGAGGAGAGGCGCTCACAATACTGCAAGTGGCGCACAGGGAGTTTTGA
- the LOC123061756 gene encoding single myb histone 4 isoform X5: MGAPKQKWTSEEEEALRRGVLKHGAGKWRTIQKDPEFSPVLSSRSNIDLKDKWRNLSFSASGLGSRDKLRVPRPKAPSSSPSPSPQLLLLSAPNNVAEASPPEDCEKSPQDDKTPSPKYSSMILEALDELKEPNGSEVATICNFIEIDKSYKLTDSYAKRALAPMKDPSLKKKDSAKSSKAAKGLGQLSPALDAAEAAAMKVADAEAKSHLANEHMMEVERIGKMAEETESLLELASELYERCSRGEALTILQVAHREF; this comes from the exons ATGGGTGCGCCGAAGCAGAAGTggacgtcggaggaggaggaggcgctgcgGCGCGGCGTGCTCAAGCACGGCGCTGGCAAGTGGCGCACCATCCAGAAGGATCCCGAGTTCAGCCCCGTCCTCTCCTCCCGCTCCAACATCGACCTCAAG GACAAATGGAGGAATTTGAGTTTTAGTGCAAGTGGACTGGGTTCAAGGGATAAACTAAGGGTTCCGAGGCCGAAAGCACCTTCGTCCTCCCCATCACCTAGCCCGCAGCTTCTGCTTCTCTCAGCCCCGAATAATGTTGCCGAGGCTTCTCCACCAGAAGATTGTGAAAAAAGCCCACAGGATGACAAGACTCCGAGTCCAAA GTACAGTTCCATGATCCTGGAAGCTCTCGACGAACTGAAAGAGCCAAATGGTTCAGAAGTTGCTACAATTTGCAATTTCATAGAG ATTGATAAGTCCTATAAGCTGACGGATTCATATGCAAAAAGGGCTCTGGCTCCAATGAAAGATCCATCTCTAAAGAAGAAGGATTCAGCCAAGTCATCCAAGGCAGCAAAGGGTCTAGGCCAGTTGAGTCCTGCACTGGACGCAGCTGAAGCTGCAGCGATGAAAGTAGCCGACGCGGAGGCCAAATCGCACCTCGCAAACGAGCACATGATGGAGGTTGAAAGGATCGGCAAGATGGCTGAGGAGACCGAGTCTCTCCTCGAGCTCGCCTCAGAGCTCTACGAGCGAT GTTCAAGAGGAGAGGCGCTCACAATACTGCAAGTGGCGCACAGGGAGTTTTGA